From Rissa tridactyla isolate bRisTri1 chromosome 7, bRisTri1.patW.cur.20221130, whole genome shotgun sequence, a single genomic window includes:
- the PIPOX gene encoding peroxisomal sarcosine oxidase: MAAPRQPQQATYDAIVIGAGIQGSFAAYHLAQRHRDTLLLEQFILPHSRGSSHGQSRITRSAYAWMPYARMMPDSFRLWQRLEAEASTSLYRQTGLVVLGPAGDPELEGCRRSLGADHVLDATALAQCFPGLRLHAGEVAMWDGTGGVLFADRALRAVQDAFRRHGGTLRDGEKVLRIEPGAVITITTTTGVYRAPRLIIAAGAWTGAIVAPLGLRLPLQPLRIDVCYWREKEPGSSSAGRAGPCFMAVGLNQAPHGVYGLPALEYPGLVKMCYHHGSPVDPEERDRVPPGTPRPDVAILSSFISSYLPGLEPRPAVVETCLYTNTPDGDFILDRHPKFNNIVIGAGFSGHGFKLAPVVGKLLCELSLGEEPSHSTAPFAITRFPGVLRAAL; encoded by the exons ATGGCTGCCCCCAGACAGCCCCAGCAGGCCACCTACGACGCCATCGTCATCGGGGCTGGCATCCAGGGCTCCTTCGCCGCCTACCACCTGGCCCAGCGCCACAGGGACACCCTCCTGCTGGAACAG TTCATCCTGCCCCACTCGCGGGGCAGCTCGCACGGGCAGAGCCGCATCACCCGCAGCGCCTACGCCTGGATGCCCTACGCCCGCATGATGCCCGACAGCTTCCGCCTCTGGCAGCGGCTGGAGGCCGAGGCCAGCACCAGCCTCTACAG GCAGacggggctggtggtgctggggccGGCGGGGGACCCGGAGCTGGAGGGATGCCGGCGCAGCCTGGGTGCCGACCACGTCCTCGACGCCACGGCGCTGGCCCAGTGCTTCCCGGGCCTCCGGCTCCACGCCGGCGAGGTGGCCATGTGGGACGGTACCGGCGGCGTGCTCTTCGCTGACCGGGCGCTGCGGGCGGTGCAG GACGCCTTTCGCCGGCACGGGGGCAccctgcgggatggggagaaggtGCTGCGCATTGAACCCGGGGCTGTGATCACCATCACTACCACCACCGGGGTGTACCGAGCCCCCCGGCTCATCATCGCCGCCGGAGCCTGGACCGGTGCCATCGTGGCACCCCTGGGTCTCCGCCTGCCGCTGCAG CCCCTGCGCATCGACGTCTGCTACTGGAGGGAGAAGGAGCCGGGGAGCTCCAGTGCAGGCAGAGCGGGTCCCTGCTTCATGGCCGTGGGGCTGAACCAAGCCCCCCATGGCGTCTATGGGCTGCCCGCCCTCGAGTACCCGGGGCTGGTGAAG ATGTGCTACCACCACGGTAGCCCCGTTGACCCCGAGGAACGGGACCGGGTGCCCCCAGGCACCCCTCGCCCCGATGTTGCCATCCTGAGCAGCTTCATCAGCAGTTACCTGCCCGGGCTGGAGCCCCGGCCGGCCGTGGTGGAGACCTGCCTCTACACG AACACCCCAGATGGAGACTTCATCCTAGACCGGCACCCCAAGTTCAACAACATCGTCATCGGGGCCGGCTTCTCTG GCCACGGGTTCAAGCTGGCACCAGTGGTGGGGAAGCTGCTGTGCGAGCTGAGCCTGGGCGAGGAGCCGTCCCACAGCACAGCCCCCTTTGCCATCACCCGCTTCCCCGGCGTGCTCCGGGCTGCGCTGTAG